One Deinococcus grandis DNA window includes the following coding sequences:
- a CDS encoding DegV family protein, translating to MTIAIVTDSTSDLTPELLAQIGVKSVPLYVLFDGKMHKDGLEIRPQDIFTGLKAGKKTPSTSQPSPAEFAAVYTEALQVADEVLSLHISGQMSGTVGSARLAAQEFGGKVTVVDSRSVSMGLGLRVLRAAELAHQGLSMDEIVRQLEAAASKADIRFTVDTLDFLRINGRIGGAQALLGSLLNIKPILVVKDGRVDSGGRVRGHKKAMADLVEHVRKYTAAHGSTRVAVMCTPGGEEYVKEVRAGLAGLAFEDMGDHMIGAVVATHAGPGTVGVTLEPVTV from the coding sequence ATGACCATTGCGATCGTCACGGATTCCACGAGTGACCTGACGCCGGAACTGCTCGCGCAGATCGGCGTGAAGAGTGTGCCGCTGTACGTGCTGTTCGACGGCAAGATGCACAAGGACGGCCTGGAGATCAGACCGCAGGACATCTTCACGGGCCTGAAGGCGGGCAAGAAGACGCCCAGCACCAGCCAGCCCAGCCCGGCCGAGTTCGCGGCCGTGTACACCGAGGCGCTGCAGGTGGCCGACGAGGTCCTGAGCCTGCACATCAGCGGGCAGATGTCCGGAACGGTCGGCAGCGCCCGACTGGCCGCGCAGGAGTTCGGGGGGAAGGTCACGGTCGTGGACAGCCGCTCGGTCAGCATGGGCCTGGGCCTGCGCGTCCTGCGCGCCGCCGAACTGGCCCACCAGGGCCTGAGCATGGACGAGATCGTGCGGCAGCTGGAGGCCGCGGCAAGCAAGGCCGATATCCGCTTCACGGTGGACACCCTGGACTTCCTGCGGATCAACGGGCGCATCGGGGGCGCGCAGGCGCTGCTGGGCAGCCTGCTGAACATCAAGCCCATCCTGGTCGTCAAGGATGGCCGCGTGGACTCCGGCGGGCGTGTGCGCGGCCACAAGAAGGCCATGGCGGACCTCGTCGAGCACGTCCGGAAGTACACGGCCGCGCACGGCAGCACCCGCGTGGCGGTCATGTGCACCCCGGGCGGCGAGGAGTACGTCAAGGAGGTGCGCGCCGGTCTGGCGGGCCTGGCGTTCGAGGACATGGGTGACCACATGATCGGCGCGGTCGTCGCGACCCACGCGGGGCCCGGCACGGTGGGCGTGACCCTGGAGCCCGTCACGGTCTGA
- a CDS encoding serine hydrolase has protein sequence MRALSYRAAWWLPALLLGCAQPAPVREGHVTLQRQPVPGEDRPGQPQVTAAPLRDDRGCLTPAPAVPKAPPPPHHLSGQLGLWVAEMDPVTLSVRRAVATNPDSVFPLASTYKQAVLWALLRGIDAGRVSPRERFDVTRQNQSLGSYPFDGSDVRTLSERMIRNSDNTATDILHRRVGLNAVQDVADRLGLCRTRLILPTKAWWVAQTGLSATFNGTARWVGARGDEQRRIAALIDGDAQRYRADYVQRKLNDHFDHRRDDALDAQVYNLSTPYEFGTLVAQEFLRPDLSDASRRWQRDVMALGYGKSALTLTHQKRVRYVGAKGGNGWQLLTYSGYIETTDGHHLVYVFMQRGADQTYTMPNTRRAFAWINAALRDVLARPPTP, from the coding sequence GTGAGGGCCCTGTCCTACCGGGCCGCGTGGTGGCTGCCCGCTCTCCTGCTGGGCTGCGCCCAGCCCGCCCCGGTGCGCGAGGGGCACGTGACCCTGCAACGTCAGCCGGTGCCCGGCGAGGACCGCCCGGGCCAGCCGCAGGTGACCGCCGCGCCGCTACGGGACGACCGGGGCTGCCTGACGCCCGCACCCGCTGTCCCCAAGGCCCCGCCGCCCCCGCATCACCTGAGCGGGCAGCTGGGCCTGTGGGTGGCCGAGATGGACCCGGTGACGCTCTCGGTCCGCCGCGCGGTCGCCACGAACCCGGACAGCGTGTTCCCGCTGGCCAGCACGTACAAGCAGGCGGTGCTGTGGGCGCTGCTGCGCGGCATCGACGCCGGGCGGGTGTCGCCGCGGGAACGGTTCGACGTGACCCGGCAGAACCAGTCGCTGGGCAGCTACCCCTTCGACGGGTCGGACGTCCGGACCCTCTCGGAGCGCATGATCCGCAACAGCGACAACACCGCCACCGACATCCTGCACCGCCGCGTGGGCCTGAACGCCGTGCAGGACGTCGCCGACCGCCTGGGCCTGTGCCGAACGCGCTTGATCCTGCCCACGAAGGCGTGGTGGGTCGCGCAGACCGGCCTGTCCGCGACGTTCAACGGCACGGCCCGCTGGGTGGGCGCCCGCGGCGACGAGCAGCGCCGGATCGCCGCGCTGATCGACGGGGACGCCCAGCGCTACCGCGCCGATTACGTGCAGCGCAAACTGAACGACCACTTCGACCACCGCCGGGACGACGCGCTGGACGCCCAGGTGTACAACCTCAGTACCCCGTACGAGTTCGGGACGCTCGTCGCACAGGAGTTCCTGCGGCCCGACCTCTCGGACGCGTCGCGCCGCTGGCAGCGGGACGTCATGGCGCTCGGCTACGGGAAGTCCGCGTTGACCCTCACGCACCAGAAGCGCGTGCGGTACGTGGGCGCCAAGGGCGGCAACGGCTGGCAGCTGCTGACGTACAGCGGGTACATCGAGACCACCGACGGGCACCACCTCGTGTACGTGTTCATGCAGCGCGGCGCGGACCAGACGTACACCATGCCGAACACCCGA